The following are encoded in a window of Spea bombifrons isolate aSpeBom1 chromosome 2, aSpeBom1.2.pri, whole genome shotgun sequence genomic DNA:
- the LOC128473789 gene encoding protein kinase C delta type-like produces MEKTDKKRRGEAVELQRKGNHGAEKDLWLMERDQLPPVSQMPLGGNPEMLKQATENHSKDLGQGAGTSCANVDCDRKRKRKESKKQVKGQAKKVRKESKGRDRKRKRNQMEGHGDTKKRRDEASSQPSKSDIPLKRLLFHGLLGKGGFGKVMLATDTISKKFLAVKMIKKKQLLEDRSSIMVERRVLEAAVGSPFLTHMHAAFQTEDSLLFAMQFLNGGDLDKLLATFGRLDPNITTFFAAELVCGLRYLHSKGIVHRDLKPENVLLDNEGHLKIADFGLAVENMFGEQTAHGLAGTLGYIAPEMYRGKRYNASIDWWAYGVILYEMATGDIPFYGGTDIKEVARSVIKDTPLYPDHLSPETKDLIKKMLCKKPSKRLKEAATIHFHPFFQFIDWGDLEAGRVAPPFFFLPPSPESLMLALRPEKGFLPPEDLGTPINPEDQKLFHGFSFTGAQWNNSTSSRQEPRSMSAFNLWENILPSIPLLQQDQLLYPGIPPLQQDQLLYPGIPPVPQDQLLYPGIPPVPQDQLLYPGIPPVPQDNLLYPGIPPVPQDQLLYPGIPPVPQDQLLYPGIPPVPQDKLLYPGIPPVHQDKLLYPGIAPVQQD; encoded by the coding sequence ATGGAGAAAACTGATAAGAAAAGGAGAGGAGAAGCGGTGGAGCTACAGAGAAAGGGTAACCACGGGGCTGAGAAAGACCTATGGCTGATGGAGCGGGACCAACTTCCCCCTGTAAGCCAAATGCCCCTTGGAGGTAACCCAGAGATGCTAAAACAGGCCACAGAAAACCATAGTAAAGACCTAGGACAGGGCGCTGGGACATCATGCGCAAATGTGGACTGTGACAGGAAAAGAAAACGGAAGGAGAGCAAGAAGCAGGTGAAGGGCCAGGCCAAGAAGGTAAGGAAAGAAAGTAAAGGCAGGGACAGAAAGCGTAAACGAAACCAAATGGAGGGACATGGCGATACGAAGAAGAGGCGAGATGAGGCCAGTTCCCAACCATCTAAATCGGACATTCCTTTGAAACGCCTTCTGTTCCATGGCCTGTTGGGAAAGGGCGGTTTCGGCAAAGTCATGCTGGCTACCGACACCATCAGCAAAAAGTTCTTGGCCGTTAAAATGATCAAGAAGAAGCAACTTCTTGAGGACAGGAGCAGCATTATGGTGGAGAGGCGCGTGTTGGAAGCGGCAGTGGGGAGCCCATTCTTGACCCACATGCATGCCGCTTTCCAGACAGAGGACTCCCTGCTCTTCGCCATGCAGTTCCTAAATGGAGGAGACCTGGATAAGCTTCTTGCTACTTTTGGCAGACTTGACCCCAACATCACCACGTTCTTCGCTGCCGAACTAGTCTGTGGTTTGCGGTATCTCCATAGCAAGGGCATCGTCCATCGGGATTTGAAGCCAGAGAATGTGCTGTTGGACAACGAGGGTCATCTTAAGATAGCAGATTTTGGTCTGGCTGTGGAGAACATGTTCGGAGAGCAGACGGCTCACGGTTTGGCTGGGACCCTGGGATACATAGCCCCGGAAATGTACCGAGGTAAGAGGTATAATGCCTCTATAGACTGGTGGGCCTACGGGGTTATACTGTATGAGATGGCCACGGGAGACATACCATTCTACGGCGGGACAGACATTAAAGAGGTGGCCAGATCGGTCATCAAGGACACACCGCTGTACCCTGACCATCTCAGCCCTGAGACCAAAGACCTCATAAAGAAGATGCTGTGCAAGAAACCCTCCAAGAGGCTGAAAGAAGCTGCCACCATCCACTTCCATCCCTTCTTTCAGTTTATTGATTGGGGAGACCTTGAGGCGGGAAGAGTAGCTCCTCCGTTCTTCTTCCTCCCACCATCTCCAGAGAGCTTGATGCTGGCATTGAGACCGGAGAAAGGGTTTTTACCTCCTGAGGACCTGGGGACCCCCATTAACCCTGAAGATCAGAAATTGTTCCATGGGTTTTCCTTCACGGGTGCACAATGGAACAATTCAACATCTTCTCGGCAGGAACCACGCAGTATGTCTGCTTTCAACTTGTGGGAGAACATACTACCTTCTATCCCGCTGCTACAGCAAGACCaactgctgtaccctggcatcccgCCGCTACAGCAAGACCaactgctgtaccctggcatcccgCCGGTACCACAAGACCaactgctgtaccctggcatcccgCCGGTACCACAAGACCaactgctgtaccctggcatcccgCCGGTACCACAAGACAAcctgctgtaccctggcatcccgCCGGTACCACAAGACCaactgctgtaccctggcatcccgCCGGTACCACAAGACCAACTGCTGTACCCGGGCATCCCGCCGGTACCACAAGACAaactgctgtaccctggcatcccgCCGGTACATCAAGACAaactgctgtaccctggcatcgcGCCGGTACAACAAGACTAA